From one Flavobacteriales bacterium genomic stretch:
- a CDS encoding PKD domain-containing protein — MRQLSLSLISLLLSFGQASAQSTVHPCGANDLDKALVGHPDPEGERLRIAEAEAELEAFTAQWAAENSGAERVVYTIPVVFHIIHNNGPENISDEQVIDAVRILNEDFNKLNPDWPNVRTDFLPLVADVGVEFELAKRDPQGNCTNGITRTLSALTYDGTQTMKNLIQWPRNKYLNIWVAASADGAAGYTYRPSSVNNQPTWDGIVILHDYTGAIGTGSVGRSRALTHEVGHWINLAHTWGNSNTPAVDSNCNGDDSVSDTPNTIGWTYCALSGTSCGSLDNVENYMEYSYCCKMFTEGQKTRMIAALNSSTAQRNQLHTAANLAATGVNDSPTLCQAAFGSSARLVCAGTPITFTDLSFHGVTSWQWSFPGGTPATAEDEQAVVSYAEPGVYPVSLTVSDGTSNLTTTSNAYITVLANPGDAAPIAEGFESLTALNGPEWFTVNGNNDNTFQVTTAAAYTGTKCARVLNTAAMAGNTDELLSRTFDLSDAEAVSISFRWAYARRNTSTDDILSLHISNDCGQTWLLRRIMRGSTTLPTAPNTTSSFVPNGPEQWGFATVTNISATSHIDNFRFKFVFESDGGNNLYIDDINLNGMPVGVDEFVMGGGLQVIPNPAHGQARVRIDLPGTAVVRLQLSDATGRQIGQWDLGTRSGEVLQPIALEALSPGAYLLRAEVDGAPTTVRLIVE; from the coding sequence ATGCGTCAACTTTCTCTCTCCCTGATCAGCTTGCTGCTCAGCTTCGGACAAGCCTCGGCGCAATCGACCGTGCATCCCTGTGGCGCCAACGACCTGGACAAGGCGCTCGTTGGGCATCCTGACCCTGAAGGCGAGCGGCTGCGCATCGCGGAAGCAGAGGCCGAGCTGGAGGCCTTCACCGCGCAGTGGGCTGCCGAGAACAGCGGCGCTGAGCGCGTGGTGTACACCATCCCTGTGGTGTTCCACATCATCCACAACAACGGGCCGGAGAACATCAGCGACGAGCAGGTCATCGATGCCGTGCGCATCCTGAACGAGGACTTCAACAAGCTGAATCCCGATTGGCCGAACGTGCGGACCGACTTCCTGCCCCTGGTGGCTGATGTAGGTGTTGAATTCGAACTGGCCAAGCGCGACCCCCAAGGCAATTGCACCAACGGCATCACGCGTACGCTGAGCGCCCTCACCTACGACGGCACGCAGACCATGAAGAACCTTATCCAGTGGCCGCGCAACAAGTACCTGAACATCTGGGTGGCCGCCAGCGCAGATGGTGCAGCCGGCTACACCTACCGCCCGAGCTCGGTGAACAACCAACCCACTTGGGACGGAATCGTGATCCTGCATGATTATACCGGGGCCATCGGCACCGGCAGCGTAGGCCGCAGCCGCGCGCTAACCCATGAGGTGGGGCACTGGATCAACCTGGCGCATACCTGGGGAAACAGCAACACCCCGGCCGTTGACTCGAATTGCAACGGTGACGACAGCGTGAGCGACACGCCGAACACCATCGGCTGGACCTATTGCGCGCTGAGCGGAACCAGCTGCGGCTCGTTGGACAACGTGGAGAACTACATGGAGTACAGCTACTGCTGCAAGATGTTCACGGAGGGCCAGAAGACCCGGATGATCGCGGCGCTCAACAGCAGCACCGCGCAGCGCAACCAATTGCACACGGCGGCGAACCTCGCGGCCACAGGCGTGAACGACTCTCCGACCCTTTGCCAGGCCGCATTCGGGAGCAGCGCCCGGCTGGTGTGCGCCGGAACGCCGATCACCTTCACCGACCTCAGCTTCCATGGCGTCACCAGCTGGCAGTGGAGCTTCCCGGGCGGCACGCCGGCAACAGCTGAAGATGAGCAGGCCGTTGTCTCCTATGCCGAACCCGGCGTATACCCGGTCAGCCTTACGGTCTCAGATGGAACATCGAACCTCACCACGACCTCGAACGCCTATATCACCGTATTGGCCAACCCCGGCGATGCAGCACCGATCGCCGAGGGCTTCGAGTCGCTCACCGCGCTGAACGGCCCGGAGTGGTTCACGGTGAACGGGAACAACGACAACACCTTCCAAGTGACCACGGCGGCCGCGTATACGGGCACCAAATGCGCCCGCGTGCTGAACACCGCAGCCATGGCGGGAAACACGGATGAGCTCCTCTCGCGCACCTTCGACCTCAGCGATGCCGAAGCCGTGTCCATCTCCTTCCGATGGGCCTACGCGCGCCGCAACACCAGCACGGACGATATCCTGAGCCTGCACATCAGCAACGATTGCGGCCAGACCTGGCTCCTGCGGCGGATCATGCGCGGAAGCACGACCCTGCCCACAGCGCCCAACACCACCAGCAGCTTCGTGCCCAACGGCCCTGAGCAGTGGGGGTTCGCCACCGTCACCAACATCAGCGCCACCAGCCACATCGACAACTTCCGTTTCAAGTTCGTGTTCGAGAGTGACGGCGGCAACAACCTGTACATCGACGACATCAACCTTAACGGCATGCCGGTGGGTGTTGATGAATTCGTGATGGGGGGCGGATTGCAGGTCATTCCCAACCCGGCGCACGGGCAAGCGCGCGTCCGCATCGACCTGCCGGGCACCGCCGTGGTGCGCTTGCAGCTCTCCGACGCCACCGGCCGCCAGATCGGGCAGTGGGACCTCGGCACCCGGAGCGGCGAAGTGCTTCAACCGATCGCACTGGAGGCCCTGTCACCCGGTGCATACCTGCTGCGCGCAGAAGTGGACGGCGCCCCAACGACCGTGCGCTTGATCGTCGAATAG
- a CDS encoding PKD domain-containing protein, producing MRYTFLLPVVALSFCANAQDDGFRCLANHPAELSRHLAADPDAALRAAKAQALLDARASSLARGGGDSYVIPVVFHIIHNNGPENISDAQVQDAVRVLNEDYNKLNPDWVTTRPEFLDIVADVGIEFRLAQRDPLGNCTNGITRTPSTLTDVGDFDMTQLIQWPRDRYMNIWVCRYANGAAGYTYYPIWLDGWPEADGIVVRSDYVGSIGTSSPFRSRVLSHEVGHWLNLKHCWGDSNEPGEEANCFMDDDVDDTPLTRGWTSCVLSGASCGSTLDNVQNYMEYAYCARMFSNGQADRMITALTSPIAQRQDLWQPANLAITGVDEPGTVCQARFTANRRSLCAGGSITFTDQSFNGIVQRAWSFPGGEPATSNDASPSVTYPETGEYEVTLTVTDGNGNSLTNTETAYIRVLPSPGQPVPWNEDFESVQNLPNDTWEVVDPSGDGGFELTAAAAFSGTRSARLPNTIFSAGRTDELVSNTFDLSGAPGGIVSFRYAYAKRYIADDDELYVYVSANCGDTWLLRKIMRGNTSLLTGGVVPGNFTPTDPAQWRYAEFSNIGPNLCTSSFRLRFVFVSNGGNDLYLDDINVQGGLVGVDEVSNGQTGVRILIDASAGTAHAMIDLDRPDRLRFDVLDPLGRVVSQLGPMALGTGSHRIALPVQDQAAGGYLLLVSGGNRSEAVRFVMP from the coding sequence ATGCGTTACACTTTCCTCTTGCCCGTAGTGGCCCTATCGTTCTGTGCCAATGCGCAGGATGATGGATTCCGGTGCCTTGCCAACCACCCGGCCGAGCTCAGCCGTCATCTGGCCGCAGACCCCGATGCCGCCTTGCGTGCCGCAAAAGCGCAGGCCCTGCTTGATGCACGCGCCAGCAGCCTTGCCCGCGGCGGCGGAGACAGCTATGTGATCCCGGTGGTCTTCCACATCATCCACAACAACGGGCCTGAGAACATCAGCGATGCACAGGTCCAGGACGCGGTGCGCGTGCTCAACGAGGACTACAATAAGCTCAACCCCGATTGGGTCACCACGCGCCCGGAATTCCTCGACATCGTGGCCGATGTGGGCATCGAGTTCCGCCTCGCGCAGCGCGATCCGCTAGGGAACTGCACCAACGGCATCACACGCACGCCGAGCACGCTCACCGACGTGGGCGACTTCGACATGACCCAACTGATCCAATGGCCGCGCGACCGCTACATGAACATCTGGGTGTGCCGTTATGCCAACGGAGCGGCTGGCTACACCTACTATCCAATCTGGCTCGATGGATGGCCAGAGGCCGACGGCATCGTGGTGCGCTCCGATTACGTGGGCAGTATCGGCACCTCAAGCCCCTTCCGCTCACGCGTGCTCAGCCATGAAGTGGGCCACTGGCTCAACCTGAAGCATTGCTGGGGCGACAGCAACGAACCCGGCGAGGAAGCCAACTGCTTCATGGACGATGATGTGGACGACACCCCGCTCACCCGCGGTTGGACCAGCTGCGTGCTGAGCGGTGCCAGTTGTGGCAGCACGTTGGACAATGTGCAGAACTACATGGAGTACGCCTATTGCGCGCGCATGTTCAGCAACGGGCAGGCCGACCGGATGATCACCGCGCTCACTTCGCCGATCGCGCAACGTCAGGACCTCTGGCAGCCCGCCAACCTCGCGATCACAGGAGTCGATGAGCCCGGCACGGTTTGCCAAGCGCGCTTCACGGCCAACCGCCGATCGCTGTGCGCCGGAGGCAGCATCACGTTCACAGACCAGAGCTTCAACGGCATCGTGCAGCGCGCTTGGAGCTTCCCCGGCGGCGAGCCCGCGACCAGCAACGATGCATCGCCGAGCGTGACCTATCCGGAGACCGGCGAATACGAAGTGACACTCACCGTCACCGATGGCAATGGGAACAGCCTCACGAATACCGAAACGGCGTACATCAGGGTACTGCCCAGCCCTGGACAGCCAGTGCCCTGGAACGAGGACTTCGAATCCGTGCAGAACCTGCCGAACGACACTTGGGAGGTGGTCGACCCTTCCGGCGATGGCGGCTTTGAGCTGACCGCCGCCGCCGCCTTCTCCGGCACCCGCAGCGCCAGGCTGCCCAACACGATCTTCAGCGCAGGCCGAACCGATGAGCTGGTCTCCAACACCTTCGACCTGAGCGGCGCGCCCGGCGGCATCGTGAGCTTCCGGTACGCCTACGCCAAACGCTACATCGCCGATGACGACGAGCTCTACGTGTATGTGAGCGCCAATTGCGGCGACACCTGGCTGCTGCGCAAGATCATGCGCGGCAATACCAGTCTGCTCACCGGCGGGGTGGTCCCCGGGAACTTCACGCCCACCGATCCGGCCCAATGGCGCTACGCCGAATTCTCCAACATCGGCCCGAACCTCTGCACCAGCAGCTTCCGCCTGCGCTTCGTGTTCGTGAGCAACGGCGGCAACGACCTCTACCTCGATGACATCAACGTGCAGGGCGGCCTTGTCGGTGTCGATGAGGTTTCCAATGGGCAAACCGGGGTGCGCATCCTCATTGATGCTTCTGCCGGAACGGCTCACGCGATGATCGACCTTGATCGTCCGGACAGGCTTCGATTCGATGTCCTGGACCCCTTGGGGCGCGTCGTTTCGCAACTGGGGCCCATGGCGCTGGGCACTGGCAGCCACCGAATCGCCTTGCCTGTTCAGGATCAAGCTGCTGGCGGGTATCTGCTCCTGGTGAGCGGCGGGAATCGCAGCGAGGCGGTGCGTTTCGTGATGCCCTGA
- a CDS encoding beta-propeller fold lactonase family protein: MRFFSANRKSIIALLGLGLVAGLSAFEEETKETGSAKAIGNGVPANSFTNFESAHVSPLALTPDGTKLLAVNTGNNTLEVYDVTAAGLTHAASIPVGLDPVTVRARTNNEAWVVCTVSDEVSIVDLTLKATIRSVTTQNEPSDVVFAGSPQRAFVSCAERESVQVFDPANLAAAPVEVLLKGEQPRSLAVSPDGSTVYCAFFESGNATTALNGNSFFNFQHGTFGNGTPKRGVCSPQGGCTMIPNDVTNPAGPYGGAVDAAAGIVPNNGTGFTPALNAALPPTPESKTIIVRKNAAGQWMDDNGGNWTNMVSGSAAGKARMTGWDMPDRDIAIINANSPSTASTTYKQALGNILMAMGVRPGTGEVFVVGTDATNEKRFEPNLRGNFLSVNVSRFLGAGSVTRTDLNPHINYSTHTSPPAVRKQSIGDPRAIVWKADGTTAYITGMGSNNVIMINATGARISPDPITVGEGPTGIVLHESSGRAFVLNKFGGSVSTIDLATNKETARASFFDPTPQVIKTGRKFLYDTHVGSGHGHISCGSCHVDGRWDRLAWDLGDPSGSIDVVSGKSFHPLKGVKTTQFLIDIIGRGRGNLHWRGDKASFADFAGAFEHLQGLAAPMDVVSMQQFSDFLAATWYVPNPYRVLRPTDSSVGRMNSIGVRGAGTSMQSIPPAVNLFVAVNANCAHCHNAQTGRGELAGNGNVAGTGAGSHVDFTPNKNMASDLRSSYRKLGFYYNTTECASGFGLMSEGVMETWMNTSGVGTNGAQHGYFGDYEPEILSWSGGIFNSNCSACFSFPLSTTQVNDVQAGVGMRHTINGTGIGTTTQISFLRNLANDRPAEYGMVVKGIWGGELRGFYYLGGNPGTYQPDENGAPPVTHDALIASAQVDGNPLTWTLVHPSTAIRHGVDRDLDGVYDYNDGDSELALNLVLEGAWTGTAMRTNLKTSGLLPMSDPYGMGATMSQALFDRTGSNAPVDWVMVQLREGANHVNVVDEMAAVVLANGKVVAPNGEEPLWFADAPRGQYKVATWHRNHLAVMTNVAQQYGTGVVSVDLSNPATSTFGTDARTLVGGISMLWAGDVSGDGVLRYTNTNNDRDPILVRIGGSVPTASATGYYPEDVNLDGVVRYTGASNDRDPILVNIGGGVPTNTRTEQLP, encoded by the coding sequence ATGCGCTTCTTCTCCGCCAACCGCAAGTCGATTATCGCTCTGCTCGGACTCGGCCTGGTGGCCGGCTTGAGCGCCTTTGAGGAGGAGACCAAAGAGACCGGCTCCGCCAAGGCCATCGGCAACGGCGTTCCGGCGAACAGCTTCACCAATTTCGAGTCGGCCCACGTGAGCCCGCTGGCGCTCACCCCCGACGGAACGAAGCTGCTCGCGGTGAACACCGGCAACAACACCCTGGAGGTGTATGATGTCACCGCCGCCGGATTGACGCACGCCGCCAGCATCCCGGTAGGCCTTGACCCTGTAACGGTTCGAGCCCGCACCAACAATGAGGCATGGGTGGTGTGCACCGTGAGCGACGAGGTCAGCATCGTGGACCTCACGCTGAAGGCCACCATCCGCAGCGTGACCACCCAGAACGAACCTTCGGATGTGGTCTTCGCAGGCAGCCCGCAGCGCGCTTTCGTGAGCTGTGCCGAACGGGAGAGCGTTCAGGTCTTCGATCCGGCAAACCTGGCGGCGGCCCCGGTTGAGGTGCTCCTCAAGGGGGAGCAGCCGCGCTCGCTTGCGGTCAGCCCCGATGGCAGCACGGTTTACTGCGCATTCTTTGAGAGCGGCAACGCCACCACGGCACTCAATGGGAACAGTTTCTTCAACTTCCAGCATGGCACTTTCGGCAACGGCACACCCAAGCGGGGTGTCTGCTCTCCGCAGGGCGGCTGCACCATGATCCCGAATGATGTGACCAACCCTGCGGGGCCGTACGGCGGCGCAGTGGATGCCGCAGCGGGCATCGTGCCGAACAATGGCACCGGCTTCACGCCTGCACTGAATGCCGCGCTGCCCCCCACGCCGGAGAGCAAGACCATCATCGTGCGGAAAAATGCAGCCGGCCAGTGGATGGATGACAATGGCGGCAACTGGACGAACATGGTTTCCGGCTCTGCGGCCGGCAAAGCCCGCATGACCGGCTGGGACATGCCCGACCGCGACATCGCGATCATCAACGCGAACAGCCCGAGCACTGCCAGCACCACGTACAAGCAGGCGCTCGGCAACATCCTCATGGCCATGGGCGTGCGACCGGGCACCGGCGAGGTGTTCGTGGTGGGCACCGATGCCACCAACGAGAAGCGCTTCGAGCCCAACCTGCGCGGGAATTTCCTCTCGGTGAATGTTTCGCGGTTCCTGGGCGCCGGCTCCGTTACGCGCACCGACCTGAACCCGCACATCAATTACAGCACGCACACCTCGCCGCCCGCTGTGCGCAAGCAGAGCATCGGTGATCCCCGGGCGATCGTCTGGAAGGCAGATGGAACCACGGCCTACATCACGGGCATGGGCAGCAACAACGTGATCATGATCAACGCCACCGGCGCGCGCATCAGCCCTGACCCGATCACCGTGGGCGAAGGCCCCACGGGCATCGTGCTCCACGAGAGCAGCGGCCGCGCCTTCGTGCTCAACAAGTTCGGAGGCAGCGTGAGCACCATCGACCTGGCCACGAACAAGGAGACCGCCCGCGCCTCCTTCTTCGACCCCACCCCGCAGGTGATCAAGACCGGTCGCAAATTCCTGTATGACACGCACGTGGGCAGCGGCCATGGCCATATCAGCTGCGGCAGCTGTCACGTAGATGGCCGCTGGGACCGCCTGGCCTGGGATCTCGGCGATCCCTCAGGTAGCATCGACGTGGTCAGCGGTAAGAGCTTCCATCCGCTGAAAGGAGTGAAGACCACGCAATTCCTCATCGACATCATTGGCCGCGGCCGCGGCAACCTTCACTGGCGCGGCGACAAGGCCAGCTTCGCTGATTTCGCTGGCGCGTTCGAGCATTTGCAGGGCCTGGCCGCGCCGATGGATGTGGTGAGCATGCAGCAGTTCAGCGATTTCCTGGCTGCGACCTGGTACGTGCCGAACCCCTACCGCGTGCTGCGCCCCACCGACAGCAGCGTGGGCCGCATGAACAGCATTGGCGTTCGGGGAGCCGGCACCTCCATGCAATCCATACCGCCGGCGGTGAACCTGTTCGTGGCCGTGAACGCGAACTGCGCGCATTGCCACAACGCGCAGACTGGCCGGGGCGAGCTGGCGGGCAACGGCAACGTGGCGGGCACTGGTGCCGGGTCGCATGTCGATTTCACCCCGAACAAGAACATGGCCTCCGACCTTCGCAGCAGTTACCGGAAGCTGGGGTTCTACTACAACACCACGGAATGCGCTTCGGGCTTCGGCTTGATGAGCGAGGGCGTGATGGAGACCTGGATGAACACGAGCGGGGTCGGCACGAACGGGGCCCAGCATGGCTACTTCGGCGATTATGAACCCGAGATCCTCAGCTGGTCCGGCGGGATCTTCAATTCGAATTGCAGTGCCTGCTTCAGCTTCCCGCTCTCAACGACGCAGGTGAATGATGTGCAAGCCGGCGTGGGCATGCGCCATACCATCAATGGGACTGGCATTGGCACCACCACGCAGATCTCTTTCCTGCGCAACCTCGCGAACGACCGCCCCGCAGAATACGGCATGGTGGTGAAGGGAATCTGGGGAGGCGAGCTGCGCGGCTTCTATTACTTAGGCGGCAATCCGGGCACCTATCAGCCTGATGAGAATGGCGCGCCGCCGGTGACGCACGATGCACTCATCGCTTCGGCTCAAGTCGATGGCAATCCGCTCACTTGGACGCTTGTCCACCCTAGCACCGCCATCCGCCATGGCGTTGACCGCGACTTGGATGGCGTGTACGACTACAACGATGGCGACAGCGAGCTCGCGCTGAACCTGGTGCTCGAGGGCGCCTGGACCGGTACCGCGATGCGCACCAACCTGAAGACATCAGGACTATTGCCCATGAGCGACCCTTATGGCATGGGCGCCACCATGAGCCAGGCACTATTCGACCGCACAGGCAGCAATGCGCCCGTGGATTGGGTAATGGTACAGTTGCGCGAAGGGGCCAATCATGTGAACGTGGTTGACGAGATGGCGGCGGTGGTGCTGGCCAACGGGAAAGTGGTTGCACCGAACGGCGAAGAGCCGCTCTGGTTCGCCGATGCGCCCCGCGGACAATACAAAGTGGCCACTTGGCACCGCAACCACTTGGCCGTGATGACCAACGTGGCGCAGCAATACGGCACCGGGGTCGTAAGCGTGGACCTCTCGAACCCCGCCACCTCCACTTTTGGCACCGATGCCCGCACCTTGGTCGGTGGCATCAGCATGCTCTGGGCAGGCGATGTGAGCGGCGATGGCGTGCTGCGCTACACCAACACGAACAACGACCGTGACCCCATCCTGGTGCGCATCGGCGGATCGGTGCCCACCGCGAGCGCCACGGGCTACTATCCGGAGGACGTGAACCTCGATGGCGTTGTGCGCTATACCGGCGCGAGCAACGACCGCGATCCCATCCTGGTGAACATCGGTGGCGGCGTACCCACCAACACCCGCACGGAACAGTTGCCGTAG
- a CDS encoding aldehyde dehydrogenase family protein, whose amino-acid sequence MPSVATDSLYTPANLINGHRSFEGDGTFNTVVDKYHGTALAKLPNATEAQMEEAIAAAYASREALKRMSAGERSAKLEALAALIAKHEEEIAQLMVKEAGKPIGAARIEVARSITTVRTAAAEALRFCGEVTPMDFGAGAGKTAFTKRYPIGVIAAITPFNFPLNLVLHKVAPAMAVGCPVVLKPSPQAPLCSLVLGKFMEEIGWPSGAFYVLMCGVPVAEKLVKDERVAMLSFTGSDKAGWHLKSICGKKKVALELGGNASVIIDHGVDLAAAAKTVAMGANVYAGQTCISTQRIYVVKSVFDKFRELVVKEYAALKAGDPGDASVTVGPIIDKGHFERIGSWVDEAVKSGAQLLAGGKAFDASHNVYAPTLLTSTSNAMKVSCAEVFGPVAVIEEVADFSAAIAAVNDSTYGLQAGVFTDSVAHMKQAHDELEVGGVIIGNVPGFRIDSMPYGGIKDSGLGREGVKYAMEEMSEPRLLVF is encoded by the coding sequence ATGCCAAGCGTTGCCACCGACTCCCTTTACACACCGGCGAACCTGATTAACGGCCATCGTTCTTTCGAGGGCGATGGCACCTTCAACACCGTCGTTGACAAGTACCACGGCACCGCGTTGGCCAAGCTGCCGAATGCCACGGAGGCGCAGATGGAAGAGGCGATCGCCGCTGCGTACGCGAGTCGTGAAGCGCTGAAGAGGATGAGCGCCGGTGAGCGCAGCGCGAAGCTCGAAGCGCTGGCTGCGTTGATCGCGAAGCACGAAGAGGAGATCGCGCAGTTGATGGTGAAAGAGGCGGGCAAGCCCATCGGTGCGGCTCGCATCGAAGTTGCTCGGAGCATCACTACGGTGCGCACGGCCGCTGCTGAGGCATTGCGCTTCTGTGGCGAGGTGACGCCCATGGACTTCGGCGCGGGCGCAGGCAAGACGGCCTTCACCAAGCGCTACCCGATCGGTGTCATCGCCGCGATCACGCCCTTCAACTTCCCGCTGAACCTGGTGCTGCATAAGGTGGCGCCCGCCATGGCCGTGGGTTGTCCGGTGGTGCTCAAGCCTTCGCCGCAAGCTCCTCTGTGCTCGCTCGTGCTGGGCAAGTTCATGGAGGAGATCGGCTGGCCATCAGGCGCATTCTACGTGCTCATGTGCGGCGTGCCGGTAGCGGAGAAACTGGTGAAGGACGAACGCGTGGCCATGCTCAGCTTCACCGGAAGCGACAAGGCGGGTTGGCACCTGAAGAGCATCTGCGGCAAGAAGAAGGTCGCTCTGGAGCTCGGGGGCAACGCATCGGTGATCATCGACCATGGCGTTGACCTCGCCGCCGCAGCTAAGACCGTGGCCATGGGCGCGAACGTGTATGCCGGACAGACCTGCATCAGCACGCAGCGCATCTATGTCGTGAAGAGCGTGTTTGACAAGTTCCGCGAACTGGTGGTGAAGGAATACGCTGCACTGAAGGCTGGCGACCCTGGCGATGCCAGCGTGACGGTGGGCCCCATCATCGACAAGGGGCACTTCGAGCGGATTGGAAGCTGGGTGGATGAAGCGGTGAAGAGCGGCGCACAATTGCTCGCCGGGGGCAAGGCCTTCGATGCTTCGCACAACGTATACGCGCCGACCCTGCTCACGAGCACGAGCAATGCGATGAAGGTGAGCTGCGCGGAGGTCTTCGGGCCAGTGGCGGTGATCGAGGAGGTCGCCGACTTCAGTGCGGCCATTGCTGCCGTGAATGACTCCACCTACGGACTGCAAGCCGGCGTCTTCACCGACTCGGTGGCCCATATGAAGCAGGCGCACGACGAGCTGGAGGTTGGCGGAGTGATCATTGGCAATGTCCCGGGCTTCCGCATCGACAGCATGCCCTATGGCGGCATCAAGGACAGCGGGCTGGGTCGCGAAGGCGTGAAGTACGCGATGGAGGAGATGAGTGAGCCGCGATTGCTGGTGTTCTGA
- a CDS encoding biotin carboxylase codes for MAKMSSKARPASRAGAVTKRSFTGWVAGQEATKRTTKARQGGSARRTKPAPPANLLKGISDIRRFFHRNEVPIYFISATNFNLLGADEWIKGFKFITYIDCFDGLHPNLMSPRTEEPHEEFQSIEDINNYLLTHSEVRDYIESRRMSSKSAGKALFLMFDEKTEALAKKAGLEVIFPPAKLRSWLDNKVNTNRVAEKAGVPCVPYVLSPVKHYEHLLAVAQKGKLGIDLVVQTPYGDSGHTTFFIKTQADYDKYAKEIEAEKECKIMKRINCRGAAMEACVTRHGTIVAPLMTELVGFKELTPYKGGWCGNEIFSDTFTPEIRAKARRYSRKFGDQLLKEGYKGYFELDFLIDQDNGEIYLGELNPRVTGASSITNHAVFALSDAPLHLFHTLEWMDVPYELNVNTLNRRWAKPENIDTWGQMVIKYTTDDVQRVTEAPRSGIWRMREDGSIYFWRMDTHRRYVEKDNEAFFLRITRPGDWFYEGADMGILVMRGRMMTDDFQLTERSKKWLAAIRTQFKSVAPGAHGTNGHEHLLEIGGFKMM; via the coding sequence ATGGCAAAGATGAGTTCCAAGGCCAGGCCCGCCTCCAGGGCCGGAGCCGTCACCAAACGATCATTCACAGGTTGGGTCGCAGGCCAGGAAGCAACCAAGCGTACGACCAAAGCCCGTCAAGGCGGAAGCGCGCGCAGAACGAAGCCCGCACCGCCCGCCAACCTCCTCAAGGGCATCAGCGACATCCGCCGCTTCTTCCACCGCAACGAGGTGCCCATCTACTTCATCAGCGCCACCAACTTCAACCTGCTTGGCGCCGATGAATGGATCAAGGGCTTCAAGTTCATCACCTACATCGATTGCTTCGATGGGCTGCATCCCAACCTGATGAGCCCGCGCACCGAGGAGCCTCATGAGGAGTTCCAGAGCATCGAGGACATCAACAACTACCTGCTCACCCACAGCGAGGTGCGCGACTACATCGAGAGCAGGCGGATGAGCAGCAAGAGCGCGGGCAAGGCGCTCTTCCTCATGTTCGATGAGAAGACGGAAGCGCTGGCGAAGAAGGCCGGGCTCGAGGTGATCTTCCCGCCCGCCAAGCTGCGCAGCTGGCTGGACAACAAGGTGAACACCAACCGCGTGGCCGAGAAGGCCGGCGTGCCCTGCGTGCCTTACGTGCTCAGTCCGGTGAAGCACTATGAGCACCTGCTGGCGGTAGCGCAGAAAGGCAAGCTCGGAATCGACCTCGTCGTGCAAACGCCTTACGGCGACAGCGGCCACACCACCTTTTTCATCAAGACCCAGGCGGACTACGATAAGTACGCGAAGGAGATCGAAGCGGAGAAGGAGTGCAAGATCATGAAGCGCATCAACTGTCGCGGCGCGGCCATGGAAGCGTGCGTCACGCGGCACGGCACCATCGTGGCGCCGCTGATGACCGAGCTCGTGGGCTTCAAGGAACTCACGCCCTACAAAGGCGGCTGGTGCGGCAACGAGATCTTCAGCGACACCTTCACGCCGGAGATCCGCGCCAAGGCACGCCGTTACTCGCGCAAATTCGGTGATCAGTTGCTGAAGGAAGGCTACAAGGGCTACTTCGAACTCGACTTCCTCATCGATCAGGACAACGGCGAGATCTATCTCGGTGAATTGAACCCGCGCGTCACCGGTGCGAGCTCCATCACCAACCATGCGGTCTTCGCGCTGAGTGATGCGCCGCTGCATCTCTTCCACACGCTGGAATGGATGGACGTGCCCTACGAACTGAACGTGAACACGCTGAACCGCCGCTGGGCCAAGCCGGAGAACATCGACACCTGGGGCCAGATGGTGATCAAGTACACCACCGACGATGTGCAGCGCGTGACCGAGGCACCGCGCAGCGGCATCTGGCGCATGCGCGAGGATGGCAGCATCTACTTCTGGCGCATGGACACGCACCGCCGCTACGTGGAGAAGGACAACGAGGCCTTCTTCCTTCGCATCACGCGCCCCGGCGATTGGTTCTACGAGGGCGCCGACATGGGCATCCTGGTGATGCGAGGCCGCATGATGACCGACGACTTCCAGCTCACCGAGCGAAGCAAGAAGTGGCTAGCGGCGATCCGGACGCAGTTCAAGAGCGTGGCGCCGGGTGCGCACGGCACCAACGGGCATGAGCACTTGCTGGAGATCGGGGGGTTCAAGATGATGTGA